The following coding sequences lie in one Eubacterium ventriosum genomic window:
- a CDS encoding dihydroorotase, protein MTILIKNGRLINPSENLDKVMDIFVEDGIIKEKAESIEKQADTVIDAAGCYVMPGLIDLHVHFRDPGLTYKEDIETGSKAAAKGGFTTVCCMPNTKPVVDNVETVKYIIEKGEKTGLTNVLPVGAVTKNMAGVEITDVEELKKAGICAISEDGKSVMNSGVYRKAMKNAAKANVPVLAHCEDINLVEGGVINLGDKSSELGVKGISNAVEDVIAMRDIMLAKETGATLHLCHCSTKDSVEMVKRAKEEGIKVTAEVCPHHFSMCSDDITSNDGNFKMNPPLRAREDMEALIKGLQDDIMDVISTDHAPHSAEEKAKDLEHAPFGIVGLETSVALTVTNLVKKGYLTPMQMAAKMSYNPAKVLGIPKGTLDEGKIADITIIDPDKEYTIDVNTFESKGKNTPFDGYKVSGEVEYTILNGKVVYSNK, encoded by the coding sequence GTGACAATATTAATTAAAAACGGACGGCTAATTAATCCGTCAGAGAATTTAGACAAAGTAATGGACATCTTTGTTGAAGATGGAATTATTAAGGAAAAGGCAGAATCAATTGAAAAGCAGGCTGACACTGTAATTGATGCAGCAGGCTGTTATGTAATGCCGGGATTAATTGATTTGCACGTACATTTCAGAGATCCGGGACTTACATACAAAGAAGATATTGAAACAGGAAGCAAGGCTGCTGCAAAAGGCGGATTTACAACTGTTTGCTGTATGCCTAACACTAAACCGGTAGTAGATAATGTAGAAACAGTTAAGTACATTATTGAAAAAGGTGAAAAAACGGGACTTACCAATGTACTTCCTGTTGGTGCAGTTACAAAGAATATGGCAGGAGTTGAAATTACTGATGTGGAAGAGCTTAAAAAGGCAGGAATTTGTGCCATAAGCGAAGACGGCAAGTCAGTAATGAACTCAGGTGTTTATAGAAAAGCAATGAAGAATGCCGCAAAGGCTAATGTGCCGGTACTTGCTCATTGTGAGGACATTAATTTAGTTGAAGGCGGCGTTATTAACTTAGGAGACAAGTCAAGTGAGCTTGGAGTTAAGGGAATAAGCAATGCAGTTGAAGACGTTATTGCGATGCGTGATATTATGTTGGCTAAGGAAACAGGGGCAACATTACATTTGTGCCATTGCTCAACTAAGGATAGTGTTGAAATGGTTAAAAGAGCAAAGGAAGAAGGCATAAAAGTAACAGCAGAAGTTTGCCCACATCATTTTTCTATGTGTTCAGATGATATAACAAGTAACGACGGTAATTTTAAAATGAATCCACCTTTACGTGCAAGAGAGGATATGGAAGCTCTTATTAAAGGATTACAGGATGACATTATGGATGTTATTTCAACAGACCATGCCCCACATAGTGCAGAGGAAAAGGCTAAAGACTTAGAACATGCACCATTTGGAATAGTAGGTCTTGAAACATCAGTAGCATTAACAGTTACCAACTTAGTTAAGAAAGGATATTTAACTCCGATGCAGATGGCTGCAAAAATGAGCTACAATCCTGCGAAAGTTTTAGGCATTCCAAAGGGAACTTTAGATGAGGGCAAGATTGCGGACATTACAATTATTGATCCTGATAAAGAATACACTATAGACGTAAACACTTTTGAATCAAAGGGTAAGAATACACCTTTTGACGGTTACAAAGTTTCAGGAGAAGTTGAATATACAATTCTTAACGGAAAAGTTGTTTACTCAAACAAATAA
- a CDS encoding DegV family protein produces the protein MYQIISDSACDLTELYVKKHNIEIVPLTASLDGETYLKDKTEINRKDFYTTMVENPDIFPKTSLPSVESYETVFRKYAEQNIPVVCFTISIHLSGSYNSASMAKDVVEEDYPDAKIVVLDSQQDTVSQALIIDQVVRMQNDGIPFDTMIENTKKLMGTARIFFTVGSLDYLRIGGRIGKMAISATGKLGIKPIIILKDGEVNLGGVGRNRGKLKKNLIQIADKYLTENGKDNFVVSIGYGYDAIEGVAFKDEVEAGLGVKLNGDTNVEIGVITAVHTGPHAIGIGVIQKYETLK, from the coding sequence ATGTACCAGATTATTAGTGATAGTGCCTGTGATTTAACAGAGCTTTATGTTAAAAAACACAATATAGAAATTGTCCCTCTTACTGCTTCTCTTGATGGAGAAACATATTTAAAGGACAAAACAGAAATTAATAGAAAAGACTTTTATACTACAATGGTTGAGAACCCTGATATTTTTCCAAAGACTTCTCTTCCAAGTGTTGAAAGTTATGAGACAGTTTTTAGAAAGTATGCAGAACAGAACATTCCTGTTGTATGTTTTACAATCTCAATTCATCTAAGTGGTTCATATAATTCTGCTTCAATGGCTAAGGATGTTGTTGAAGAAGATTATCCTGATGCAAAGATTGTTGTATTAGATTCACAGCAGGACACAGTCAGTCAGGCTCTTATAATTGACCAAGTTGTAAGAATGCAAAACGACGGCATTCCATTTGATACAATGATTGAGAACACTAAGAAACTTATGGGCACAGCACGTATTTTCTTCACTGTAGGTTCACTTGATTACTTAAGAATCGGCGGTCGAATTGGAAAAATGGCAATTTCAGCCACAGGAAAGCTTGGAATCAAACCTATCATTATCTTGAAAGATGGTGAAGTAAATCTTGGTGGTGTAGGAAGAAACCGTGGCAAGCTTAAAAAGAACCTTATCCAGATTGCAGACAAATATTTAACAGAAAACGGTAAAGACAACTTCGTTGTTTCAATAGGATATGGCTATGATGCCATAGAAGGCGTAGCATTCAAGGATGAAGTTGAAGCCGGACTTGGTGTCAAACTCAACGGTGACACTAATGTAGAAATCGGTGTTATTACAGCAGTTCATACAGGACCACATGCAATAGGAATTGGAGTTATCCAGAAATACGAAACATTGAAATAA
- a CDS encoding DegV family protein — protein sequence MYKIVSDSACDLSKEYLEKHDVTIVPLSVSFDGETYYRDGVDITRDECYQRMVDDPKLFPKTSLPSVESYADVFRSFVEQGFPVVCFTITTLFSGSYNSAINAKSLVLEDYPDANICVIDSKQNTVTQALLIDQFVRMLEDGLSFEQAMSKLDALMASARIFFTVGSLDYLKMGGRIGKVATAATGKLGVKPVIIMKDGDIGLGGIGRNRNKLKNSVLQVAKKYLDENNKDNFIVSVGYGYDKEEGFEFMKEVESTLDVKLDSETNVAIGIVSAVHTGPYPIGLGVIRKYETL from the coding sequence ATGTATAAAATTGTAAGCGACAGCGCATGTGACTTGTCAAAAGAATATTTAGAAAAACACGACGTTACCATCGTACCATTATCAGTATCTTTCGATGGCGAAACTTATTATAGAGATGGAGTTGACATAACAAGGGATGAATGCTACCAGAGAATGGTTGATGATCCTAAACTTTTTCCAAAAACCTCACTTCCAAGTGTGGAAAGCTATGCAGATGTTTTTAGAAGCTTTGTGGAACAAGGTTTTCCTGTTGTATGTTTTACCATAACAACTCTTTTTAGCGGTTCTTATAACTCTGCTATTAATGCCAAATCTTTAGTGTTAGAGGATTACCCTGACGCAAATATTTGTGTTATTGACTCAAAACAGAATACTGTAACTCAGGCATTGTTAATTGACCAGTTTGTCAGAATGCTTGAAGATGGTCTTTCTTTTGAACAGGCTATGTCTAAGTTAGATGCTTTAATGGCCTCAGCCAGAATCTTCTTTACAGTAGGTTCACTTGATTATCTTAAGATGGGTGGTCGTATTGGCAAGGTTGCCACAGCTGCAACAGGCAAGCTTGGGGTTAAACCTGTTATTATTATGAAAGACGGAGATATTGGTCTAGGTGGAATTGGCAGAAACCGCAATAAGCTTAAGAACAGTGTTTTACAGGTTGCAAAGAAGTATTTAGACGAAAATAACAAAGATAATTTTATTGTATCTGTAGGTTATGGTTATGATAAAGAAGAAGGCTTTGAATTTATGAAGGAAGTTGAATCGACTCTTGATGTAAAGCTTGATTCTGAAACTAATGTTGCAATCGGTATTGTTTCAGCTGTACATACAGGACCTTACCCTATAGGTCTTGGTGTAATTAGAAAATACGAAACATTATAA
- a CDS encoding HdeD family acid-resistance protein, whose product MSYLKNLKWEMVLYSILAIAIGVLMFLYPTKTLNAVCIILAVMLFALGIRYLIEYRKKNFINDFYRYEFVAGIALILLGIVVLACMNLILSIITYVIALIIIVSGLMKIENALDLRRMGCHWIPLLVFAIICIILGISVLTMPMNHNDDGTRTAGDFLIQCSGAIFAVTGLIDLITTLSVSGKIKKWIDSQMN is encoded by the coding sequence TTGAGCTATTTAAAGAATCTAAAATGGGAAATGGTTTTGTATTCAATTCTTGCTATAGCAATAGGAGTTTTAATGTTTTTGTATCCGACTAAAACATTAAATGCTGTTTGTATAATACTTGCAGTAATGTTATTTGCTTTAGGAATAAGATACTTAATAGAATACAGAAAAAAGAATTTTATTAATGATTTTTATAGATATGAATTTGTGGCAGGAATTGCTTTAATATTACTTGGGATAGTAGTGCTTGCATGCATGAATCTAATACTTTCAATTATTACTTATGTAATTGCATTAATAATAATAGTCAGTGGACTTATGAAAATAGAGAATGCGTTAGACCTTAGAAGAATGGGATGCCATTGGATTCCACTACTTGTATTTGCCATTATTTGTATAATACTTGGCATATCAGTTTTAACAATGCCAATGAATCACAATGACGATGGCACAAGAACAGCAGGAGATTTCTTAATCCAGTGTTCAGGAGCAATATTTGCGGTAACTGGATTGATTGATTTAATCACAACATTATCTGTTTCGGGAAAGATAAAGAAATGGATAGATTCACAGATGAACTAA
- the pyrF gene encoding orotidine-5'-phosphate decarboxylase, with the protein MINKLVDKIKKTNAPVVVGLDPMMSYIPEHITKKAFDEFGETLEGAAEAIWQYNKGIIDNTYDLIPAVKPQIAMYEQFGVPGLVAFDKTVKYAKEKDLVVIGDVKRGDIGSTSAAYATGHLGKVQVGSKKYSLFDEDFATVNPYLGTDGIKPFIDVCKEENKGLFILVKTSNPSSGEFQDRLIDGRPLYEWVGEKVAKWGEEHMGNDYSYIGAVVGATYPEMGKVLRKVMPKSYILVPGYGAQGGTADGLKPYFNEDGLGAIVNSSRGIICAYKQDKYAKFGSLNYADASRQAVIDMIEDINSIF; encoded by the coding sequence ATGATAAACAAATTAGTAGACAAAATCAAAAAAACAAACGCACCTGTTGTAGTAGGACTTGATCCAATGATGAGTTACATTCCTGAACACATTACAAAGAAAGCTTTTGATGAGTTCGGCGAAACATTAGAGGGAGCGGCAGAGGCAATTTGGCAGTACAACAAAGGAATTATCGATAATACATATGATTTGATTCCTGCAGTAAAGCCACAGATAGCAATGTATGAACAGTTTGGAGTACCGGGACTTGTTGCTTTCGATAAGACAGTAAAATATGCAAAGGAAAAAGACCTTGTTGTAATCGGCGATGTTAAGCGTGGAGATATCGGCTCAACATCAGCAGCATATGCTACAGGTCATCTTGGAAAAGTACAGGTTGGAAGCAAGAAATATTCATTATTTGATGAAGACTTTGCAACAGTAAATCCTTATCTTGGAACAGATGGAATTAAACCATTTATTGATGTATGTAAAGAAGAAAATAAAGGTCTTTTCATTTTAGTTAAAACATCTAATCCTTCAAGTGGAGAATTTCAGGACAGATTAATTGATGGCAGACCACTTTATGAATGGGTTGGCGAAAAGGTAGCAAAATGGGGAGAAGAACATATGGGTAACGACTACAGCTATATTGGTGCAGTAGTTGGTGCAACATATCCTGAAATGGGAAAAGTTCTTAGAAAAGTAATGCCAAAGAGCTACATTCTTGTACCTGGTTACGGTGCACAGGGTGGTACAGCAGATGGACTTAAGCCATACTTTAACGAAGACGGACTTGGTGCAATTGTTAACTCTTCAAGAGGAATTATTTGTGCATATAAGCAGGATAAATATGCTAAGTTTGGCAGCTTAAATTATGCTGATGCTTCAAGACAGGCTGTAATCGATATGATTGAAGATATTAACTCAATTTTCTAA
- a CDS encoding dihydroorotate dehydrogenase electron transfer subunit — translation MRSKELAKVISQECIGTGVYSMWIETKAADTAVAGQFISVYCNDKTKLLPRPISICQVDKANGSLRIVYRVVGGGTTEMSAYKAGDSVAIIGPLGNGFMQREGKKAILIGGGIGIPPMVQLATELKAKAEVQIVAGYRDELFLTDELESNGKLYIATEDGSTGTKGTVIDAIKEQAVEGDVIYACGPTPMLKAIKEYALEKGIECQLSLEERMACGIGACLACVCQSKEKDHHSNVNNKRICKDGPVFLAEEVEL, via the coding sequence ATGAGAAGTAAAGAACTTGCAAAAGTAATTTCACAGGAATGTATTGGAACCGGTGTGTATAGCATGTGGATTGAAACAAAAGCAGCAGACACAGCAGTTGCAGGACAGTTTATTTCAGTTTACTGTAATGACAAAACTAAATTATTGCCTAGACCTATTAGTATTTGTCAGGTAGACAAGGCTAATGGAAGCCTTCGTATTGTTTACAGAGTTGTTGGAGGTGGCACAACTGAAATGTCAGCGTATAAGGCAGGAGACAGTGTGGCAATTATTGGACCACTTGGAAACGGCTTTATGCAGAGAGAAGGAAAGAAGGCTATATTAATAGGTGGTGGAATTGGTATTCCTCCTATGGTTCAGCTTGCCACAGAATTAAAGGCTAAGGCAGAAGTTCAGATTGTGGCAGGATATCGTGATGAATTATTCCTTACTGATGAATTAGAAAGCAATGGAAAGTTATATATTGCAACTGAAGATGGAAGTACAGGTACAAAGGGTACAGTTATTGATGCCATAAAGGAACAGGCAGTTGAGGGCGATGTGATTTATGCATGCGGTCCTACACCAATGCTTAAGGCTATTAAAGAATATGCTCTTGAAAAAGGAATTGAATGTCAGCTTTCTTTAGAAGAAAGAATGGCATGCGGAATTGGTGCCTGCCTTGCATGTGTATGTCAGTCTAAGGAGAAAGACCATCATTCAAATGTTAATAACAAGAGAATATGCAAAGACGGACCTGTATTTTTGGCAGAGGAGGTGGAACTTTAA
- a CDS encoding DUF2079 domain-containing protein encodes MDTLKKFTKYEKEILEGIIISIVGGWALTSILRGAYKQISNIQFPADGNFTKAFIMTIIFSIILGIIYYKNKKIAGGLMFVFTYIFLLLCAFIGYSNDWITNAGNPIGGPCYQAILAFIAAIAFLYVKEDIYQFISELKIKRIHTNIIVAIIGVLLFGFVGIVTVLRYKSYLNSTFDFGIFTQMYENMRQTGSVATTLERNRLLSHFGVHFSPIYYIALPIYFIFPSPVTVQLIQALMIALPVIPIVLIAREYRLSNWMTVGFTLLYALYPATSGGAVYDMHENCFLTFFLLMTIWAAEKKKTYIMILMMLFAFFVKEDAAIYVLVLGTFYLLSRKDKKRGLILMVCAAVYFLIAISVVNSYGLGIMDNRFSNLYFDADGGLSQVFKSIIANPGYVIAQMITNSSADSVEKIAYFILMFGPMATVIFTTGKKYTRYILLSPLIIINIFTTYVYMHDINFQYNFGVIALIMYLAIMNMADVKAEKAKTYVSIAVLCAGIMFVGNQFPKMPNYYKTYTENKSTYEKIDKALELVPTNASVCASGFFTPHLFKNLVMYDQNHLEQPVYTDYLVVDERFDNEKQKFDQVLSSGRYEIAYQEQGLISIYKKK; translated from the coding sequence GTGGACACATTAAAAAAATTTACAAAATATGAAAAAGAAATACTTGAAGGTATTATTATAAGCATTGTAGGCGGATGGGCATTAACATCTATATTAAGAGGTGCCTATAAGCAGATTAGTAATATTCAGTTTCCGGCTGATGGAAATTTTACTAAGGCATTTATAATGACTATAATTTTTAGCATTATATTAGGAATTATATATTACAAAAACAAAAAGATTGCAGGAGGATTAATGTTTGTTTTTACATATATATTCCTATTGTTATGTGCTTTTATTGGATATTCAAATGATTGGATAACAAACGCCGGTAATCCAATAGGCGGACCATGTTATCAGGCAATACTTGCTTTTATAGCAGCGATCGCTTTTTTGTATGTTAAAGAAGACATTTATCAGTTTATATCAGAATTAAAAATAAAAAGAATACATACTAATATTATAGTTGCAATAATAGGTGTGTTATTGTTTGGATTTGTTGGAATAGTTACAGTATTAAGATATAAGTCATATCTTAATTCAACATTTGATTTTGGAATATTTACTCAGATGTATGAAAATATGAGACAGACAGGTTCTGTTGCAACAACCCTTGAGAGAAACAGACTTCTTTCTCATTTTGGTGTTCATTTTTCACCAATATATTATATTGCACTTCCTATATATTTTATTTTTCCAAGTCCGGTAACAGTACAGCTAATACAGGCATTAATGATAGCTTTGCCGGTTATACCAATAGTTCTTATTGCCAGGGAATACAGATTGTCTAATTGGATGACAGTAGGATTTACTTTACTTTATGCATTGTATCCGGCAACATCAGGCGGGGCAGTGTATGATATGCATGAGAACTGTTTTCTTACATTCTTTTTGCTGATGACAATATGGGCAGCAGAAAAGAAGAAAACATACATTATGATATTAATGATGCTTTTTGCATTTTTTGTGAAAGAGGACGCGGCAATATATGTATTGGTTCTTGGAACATTCTATTTGCTTTCAAGAAAAGACAAAAAAAGAGGACTAATATTAATGGTTTGCGCAGCGGTTTATTTCCTAATTGCAATTTCTGTGGTTAACAGCTATGGACTTGGAATTATGGATAACAGATTTAGCAATTTGTATTTTGATGCAGATGGAGGATTAAGCCAGGTATTCAAAAGCATTATTGCAAATCCGGGATATGTAATTGCACAGATGATTACAAATTCCAGCGCAGACAGTGTAGAAAAGATTGCTTATTTTATACTAATGTTTGGACCAATGGCAACTGTTATTTTTACAACGGGAAAGAAATATACAAGATATATATTACTTTCACCACTTATTATAATTAATATATTTACAACATATGTGTATATGCATGATATAAACTTCCAGTATAATTTTGGAGTTATTGCATTAATAATGTATCTTGCAATTATGAATATGGCTGATGTTAAAGCAGAAAAGGCGAAAACATACGTAAGCATAGCAGTGCTTTGTGCAGGAATAATGTTTGTAGGCAATCAGTTTCCTAAAATGCCTAATTATTACAAAACATATACAGAAAACAAATCAACCTATGAGAAAATAGACAAAGCATTAGAGCTTGTTCCTACTAATGCTTCAGTTTGTGCATCAGGATTTTTTACACCACATTTGTTTAAAAATCTTGTAATGTATGATCAGAACCATTTAGAACAGCCTGTTTATACAGATTATCTTGTGGTAGATGAGAGATTTGACAATGAGAAACAGAAATTTGATCAGGTTTTAAGCTCAGGCAGATATGAGATTGCATATCAGGAACAAGGACTTATTAGCATATACAAGAAAAAGTAA
- a CDS encoding dihydroorotate dehydrogenase: protein MNTKVNIAGVEFKNPVMVASGTFGSGAEYGEFVDLNRLGAVVTKGVANVPWEGNPTPRIAETYGGMLNAVGLQNPGYDLFAKRDIPYLQDYDTNIIVNVCGRTTEDYIDVVEKLGHEKVDMLEINISCPNVKHGGIAFGQDPKAVEAITKAVKAVAKQPVIMKLSPNVTDITEMAKAAEAGGADALSLINTLTGMQIDVERQKFVLANKTGGLSGPAIKPVAVRMVYQVANAVKVPIIGMGGIANASDAMEFILAGATAVSVGTANFNNPNTTIEVVEGIEDYMRRHNVEDINSLIGLVK from the coding sequence ATGAATACAAAAGTTAATATTGCAGGAGTTGAATTTAAGAATCCGGTAATGGTAGCCTCAGGAACATTTGGTTCAGGTGCAGAATACGGTGAATTTGTAGATTTAAACAGATTGGGAGCAGTTGTAACAAAAGGTGTTGCCAATGTGCCTTGGGAGGGAAATCCTACACCACGTATTGCAGAAACATACGGTGGAATGCTTAATGCGGTAGGACTTCAGAATCCGGGATATGATTTGTTTGCAAAGCGTGACATCCCATATCTTCAGGATTATGATACAAATATTATTGTTAATGTTTGTGGAAGAACTACAGAGGATTATATTGATGTAGTTGAAAAATTAGGCCATGAAAAGGTAGACATGTTAGAAATTAACATCTCATGTCCCAATGTAAAGCATGGCGGAATAGCTTTCGGACAGGATCCTAAAGCAGTAGAAGCCATTACAAAAGCAGTAAAGGCAGTAGCAAAACAGCCTGTAATAATGAAGTTAAGCCCTAATGTTACAGATATAACAGAGATGGCAAAGGCTGCAGAAGCAGGTGGTGCAGATGCTTTATCACTTATAAATACGTTAACAGGTATGCAGATTGATGTGGAAAGACAGAAGTTCGTATTAGCCAACAAGACAGGCGGACTTTCAGGTCCTGCAATTAAGCCTGTGGCAGTAAGAATGGTATATCAGGTGGCTAATGCCGTAAAGGTTCCAATAATAGGAATGGGCGGAATTGCAAATGCAAGTGATGCAATGGAATTTATTCTTGCCGGAGCTACAGCAGTATCAGTGGGAACTGCAAACTTTAATAACCCTAACACAACAATAGAGGTGGTTGAAGGAATTGAGGACTACATGAGAAGACATAATGTGGAAGATATTAACAGTCTAATTGGATTAGTAAAATAA